The genomic region AGGCGCAAAAGAAGTGTCTATGTATTCGGCAATGATTGAATAAAAACTGTTTTCTCCCGTTGCAACAAATTCTTTGGTAACGGCGATAATTTTATGCCCGCGTAAAAAAGCATTCATTTCGGCAACCGCTTGTTCGCAATTAGCTATCGGTATCGTTAACAAATGTACCTCCGTGTACATTTGTTAACTGCGAGTTTGTTTTCACAAACTCGTTTCTGCTTAAAACTACGCCCATCCATGGGCGTTCTGAATAAGTAATATTGACCTGTTTGATTTTATGCACAGCAAAATTGGTTTTTCAGTAGCGGCACGGATGCCGCTGGTTCCATATAGAAGCGATGTTTGAGGCGAAGCCTCAAACTCGTCGATGAAAAATGTACACGGATGTACATTTTTCATCAGGGACGGTTCACACCGTTTGAGTGAGCTCTAGGGACGCGAAACCACACGAAAGCCAAGATTGTCGTTGCTGTTGTCGGGGTTGTCGTTGTTCCGTTTACCGACGACGCAGTTCTTCGCGTTATTGTTCCAGCTACCGCCGCGTATGACGCGGTTATTACCGGAAGCAGCACCTTATTAATGTCCCTACCGTTTTTTAGTCAAAAAATTTTCGAGCCGCTAAAGCGGCTACTCGGTGCCGCTTTAACTTATTTTCAAAACTATACTGCACCTCACAGGCAAAATGTGTGAACCCTAGGGGCGACAAGCCACACGAAAGCCAAGATCGTCGTAGCTGCCGACGCAGTCCTTCGCGAGATTGTTCCAGCAACCGCCGCGTATGACGCGGAAAATACCGGAAGCAGCACCTTGCGGGTCAACTACGAATCCGCCGGATGTATAAGCATCGTCGTTTGCTGTAGGATTATCATCATACCAATCAAAACACCATTCCCGTACATTCCCGCTCATATCGTGTAAGCCTAGTGCATTTGACCGTTTTTCTCCTACAGGATGGGTCTTACTGTCTGGATTATTCCAATACCACGCAACCGCTTTTGTCTCATCCGCATTATTCCAGTCAGCTTTTGCTCCGCTTGCACTGTTTAGTTTGGTCAGCCATACTTCTCCGTATTGTTCAGCATTCGTACTTTTGTTTTGCCACCGGGCTGCATATTCCCATTCCGCTTCCGTCGGCAGCCGATACCCTTTTTTACTCATATCGGCATACGCCGCATCACACTTACTACCTTTCGTTGCGTCTTTTAATACCGTAGTATCGGTTTTACTTTTGCGGTATACGCACTGCTCATCAGAGCTATTCTTCATTTGGGTATACGCATTGCACCATACAATACAGTCTCGCCAGCTTACACTCGTTACCGGCTCTTCTTCGCTCCCGTTTCCGTCTTTACCTTTTACTCCTGCATTGGCAAACGTATACCCGTTTTCAGCTTTTACCGCCCAGTCGTATACTTCTTTCCACAGCTTATACGTCACTTCCGTTTTGCCAAGCTTATAAGGGCTCAATGTTACCTCCCGCCCTGCGCGAAATACCCCTTTCCAATACTCATCCGCTCCCGGCAAAGACGCCGTATCCGGATCCATACCGGTAATCCCCGCTGCAGACGGGGTTATCGTTACAAAATTGCCGGAAGATGGTGTAATTTCTCCATTTCCCGAACCGCTACTCCCTACAGTACCCGGGCAGCCGGTACACACTAACAGTGCAGCGAGCAGCAGCACTATCGAAAAACCTAAGACTTCTGTCTTTCTATTCTTTCCTTTCATAACATTTCTCCTTCAAATAGATGGTTTTAGTTAATAATTGATAATTACGGCTCCGTTTACCCGCTATCAAACCACACTGCCGGACGGCTCCTACGATAAAAAGCTGTGTTGATGATATGTTTACAAAAGCGGCTTCTTTGCATACCTAACGCACAAAATATGCCCAAGGCAGCAAAGTACCGTTTTTGTGTAAAAGTAAAAACACTAGCACTGCTTGTGCCGTCCGCAAAAATTGATGAGAAAAAATAATAATGTCGTTGTCTGACTGAAAAGGCTGCCCGTTTTTCAGGGCGCAGACAGACTTTACGCCTGAGTTGCTGAGTTGCTGAGTTGCTGAGTTGCTGAGTTGCTGAGTTGCTGAGTGATTATGCCGACAAAACTATGTGTGTCAAGTATCTTTTTAAAATATGCGGGTATCTGCGCTTTTAGGGGAGATAATCGATACTGTAGTAATCCGGTTCTGAAACTCAGCATAGAAATAGTATAGGGGCAAAAAGGGAAAAGTGCAAGTTCTTTTGAAAATATGCATACCGTCTACGACGTTGCTCGTTCAGCGAAGTACATTGCTGCAAACAAATTAATTGGTGATGTGCAATTTGTAATTAAGAATTCATAATTCATGAATTACACATTACCAATTAGTTAAGCGCTTCCACCTCTTCTTGAGTGAGGCCGGTCTTCTTTTCTATAAATGAAATTTCGCAATTTGCTTGTTTCATCAGCCATAGCAGTTCTGATACGTTGAGGATTTTTCAGAACGGTATTAAGCCTTTCCGTTAGCCTTTTGAAATAGACTGTTAAAAAGCGTACGTCCCTGTACGCTTTTTAACGACGAGATTTGTGCATAGCCCAAATCTCGCTACTGTATAAAACCACCGACGTCCATGTCGGTTCTGAAACACCATTTGGCGTATCTTTGATACGTTGAGGATTTTCAGCAGTGGCACGGATGCCACTGGTTTATATCAGAAGTGATGTTTCGGCTGCTGCCGAAACTCACAGTCAAAACTATACACGGATGTATAGTTTTGACGTAGATGCGCCGTATATTTTCAAAAGTGCCCCTTACCTCGGATAAGTATAGCTCTTTCCGTCGATACCCCGTGCCGAAAAGCGGCCGTCTTTTAATGGAGAAACAATATCCTCATAGAGCAGTAGGGCGGAAAGCGGGAATTTTCCGCCGCCGTTCGGTAAATCGACTGCAAATTGCGGTAACGATAAACCGGAAAGGCGTTTACGTAATGCTTTCCATATAAGCGCAGCTTTTTCAAGCGGTACGCGAAAATGCGCCGTTCCCCGTGCCAAATCCGTTTGAAACAGATACCCGGGTTTTATCCCCATACATACCAGCGCGTGGAAAAGCTCCGCAAGAACGGCAGGCTCATCATTAACGCCGCGCAGCAATACGGTTTGGGTTTGCACGGGAATCCCCGAATCGATACAGCGGGTTAAGGCTTGCCGCTGCGCCGTGCCGAGTTCCGCCGGATGGTTTATATGTGCAATCACCCAGAGCGGGCGGACGGAACGGAGAAGCGCCATAAGGTCTTCGGTAAAAAGCTCCGGTGCAAAAACCGGCGCACGGGTGCAGAGGCGGAGCAGCAAATCGGGACGGACGGAACGGAGGCATTCCAACAGATGCTTTATTTGCTCAAAACAGCCGCTCATCGGGTCTCCCCCCGAAACCAGAATTTCCTGTACTTCGGGATGTGTTTTAAGATATGCTGTTACCGCTCCGATTTGCTCATCGGAAATAAAGCCGCTTGAGCGGGCGGTAAATTCACGCCGGAAACAGTACCGGCAATACGAGATGCAGCGGCCGGTACTCAATAGCAGCACGCGGTTCGGATATTGGTGTACCAGATACGGGGTAACGCAATAGCGCGCTTCGCCGAGCGGGTCGCCCCGCTCTTCCTCCGACACGACCAGTTCGTCGTCGGAGGAAAGCACCTGCCGGCGCAGCGCAGCGTCGTCGGCAGGTGCTGCGGAGGTAATCAAGGCCTTAAACGCCGGCGAAACATATTCCGGCAAGCGGATAACCGTATCGGAAGCACGCTCATTTCGCCAATCATCATTCCAACGATTATCATCCCGGCAATCATCATCCGGTGCGGCGTTCATACCTCCGTCACACTTACAGCGCATCGACTCCGTACATCAATGCCGCCAGTACCTGCGTATCGTCGATTAAGTTTTTCATAATGCAGTATTCATTCGGCTGATGCGCCATATCGTCGAGCGTGCTCCATACGACGGCG from Treponema vincentii harbors:
- a CDS encoding formylglycine-generating enzyme family protein; translation: MKGKNRKTEVLGFSIVLLLAALLVCTGCPGTVGSSGSGNGEITPSSGNFVTITPSAAGITGMDPDTASLPGADEYWKGVFRAGREVTLSPYKLGKTEVTYKLWKEVYDWAVKAENGYTFANAGVKGKDGNGSEEEPVTSVSWRDCIVWCNAYTQMKNSSDEQCVYRKSKTDTTVLKDATKGSKCDAAYADMSKKGYRLPTEAEWEYAARWQNKSTNAEQYGEVWLTKLNSASGAKADWNNADETKAVAWYWNNPDSKTHPVGEKRSNALGLHDMSGNVREWCFDWYDDNPTANDDAYTSGGFVVDPQGAASGIFRVIRGGCWNNLAKDCVGSYDDLGFRVACRP
- a CDS encoding KamA family radical SAM protein; this translates as MNAAPDDDCRDDNRWNDDWRNERASDTVIRLPEYVSPAFKALITSAAPADDAALRRQVLSSDDELVVSEEERGDPLGEARYCVTPYLVHQYPNRVLLLSTGRCISYCRYCFRREFTARSSGFISDEQIGAVTAYLKTHPEVQEILVSGGDPMSGCFEQIKHLLECLRSVRPDLLLRLCTRAPVFAPELFTEDLMALLRSVRPLWVIAHINHPAELGTAQRQALTRCIDSGIPVQTQTVLLRGVNDEPAVLAELFHALVCMGIKPGYLFQTDLARGTAHFRVPLEKAALIWKALRKRLSGLSLPQFAVDLPNGGGKFPLSALLLYEDIVSPLKDGRFSARGIDGKSYTYPR